The segment CATTTGTCCCGGTGTGTCTCTTTATCAAGGTAGTCCGGACTGTTCATTTGTTTTCGAAACTCAGACAGCGATTTATTGGTGGGTCGCACCTGCCCTCTCGTTATATAATCAGTCAGCGTAAGCGTGATCATGATCATTAGCCATAGAAAACCAGCTCCCGCAAAGATCCAAATGATCCTGCTCCCATAGCGGACGTGCATGAAGAAAAGGAGAACCAACAGCATCTTTAACACTGCAATCGCCATGGCGATGACAATGCTGAAAGGACCAAGGTTTATCCTGGATACTCCCCAGGTAATCAGGAGCAGCAGGATCAGGCTAATCCACACCAGAAGATAGGTCTTTACTGAAATGATTTTGCTGCTCATTAGTGTCGGTTGATGAGGTAAATAAGTGGGTACAGGAATATCCAAACGATATCCACAAAGTGCCAGTACAGTCCGGATAGTTCCACGGGCGTGTAGTAATCCTTGTCAAAGCGCCGTTGGAATGCCAGGAACGCCATCACTGAAAGAACCCCAATGCCAACGAGGACATGGATCGCATGCAGGCCAGTCATCGCCCAATAAAAAACAAAGAACAATTCCCCTTGAGCCGCTCCTTTCAGCGAGAACGATGGCCCGGGCACCAGGTGTTCGCGAATATCCTCGGTGTATTCCGCCGCCTTGACTCCCATGAATGCAATGGCAAAGAAAATGGTGACCAGAAGATACCGGAATAAAATCTGATTCCTTCCTTGCTGAGCAGCTCGAACCCCCAAAGCCATCGTAAAACTACTGGTGAGAAGTATCGCAGTATTGATGGTTCCATAGAGCAAATTTGTCTGTTGGCTCGCCACGACCCAGCTTTCGTGATACGTGTGCCGGTAAACGATGTAGCCCAAAAACAATCCTCCGAAAAATAGTATTTCAGTAGCCAGGAACGTCCAAATACCGAGCAAAGCGGCTTCATGTTGCTGTTCGGCACTGTCAAATTGTTCCGCCACCATGGAATTTGTCTCAGCCACGTTGCACCTCCAATTTCTTTTCCTCCTCTTCGGCGGAGTAGTCGTAAGGGCCCTTGGTGACAAGTGGAGTTTCGTCGAAGTTATGCACAGGGGGCGGCGAGGTAGTCTGCCATTCGAGCCCGGTTGCGTTCCATGGATTTGCTGGAGCTCGCTTTCCTTTGAATAGTGACCACGTGAAGTAAATTACCGGCAATAGATAACCCACTCCCAGGATGGTGGCACCAGCGGTGGAAAGCACGTTATAAATCTGAAACTCCGGCGCATACGCATGATACCGTCGAGGCATGCCCAGGTAACCAACGACGAATTGTGGAAAAAAGGTCAGGTTGAAACCGATGAAGGTAATGAGCGCGGCTAGTTGGCCAAGCTTCTCCGGATACATCCGCCCTGTAATCTTCGGCCACCAGAAGTGCATTCCCCCCATGAATCCAAGCACGGTTCCGCCCACCATAATGTAATGAAAATGAGCAATGATAAAATATGTGTCAGTGACATGGACATCCACTGCGATGGCGGCGAGCATCACCCCGGTCAATCCGCCAACAGAAAACAATCCGATAAAGCCCAGCGCATAGAGCATGGGAGTTTCGAAGGAAATCGAGCCGCGATACAGTGTGGCGGTCCA is part of the Pedosphaera parvula Ellin514 genome and harbors:
- a CDS encoding cytochrome C oxidase subunit IV family protein; its protein translation is MSSKIISVKTYLLVWISLILLLLITWGVSRINLGPFSIVIAMAIAVLKMLLVLLFFMHVRYGSRIIWIFAGAGFLWLMIMITLTLTDYITRGQVRPTNKSLSEFRKQMNSPDYLDKETHRDK
- a CDS encoding cytochrome c oxidase subunit 3 family protein, which produces MAETNSMVAEQFDSAEQQHEAALLGIWTFLATEILFFGGLFLGYIVYRHTYHESWVVASQQTNLLYGTINTAILLTSSFTMALGVRAAQQGRNQILFRYLLVTIFFAIAFMGVKAAEYTEDIREHLVPGPSFSLKGAAQGELFFVFYWAMTGLHAIHVLVGIGVLSVMAFLAFQRRFDKDYYTPVELSGLYWHFVDIVWIFLYPLIYLINRH